TTTTTTATATCCTATCATGAAAATTTATTTTTCATCGTTTTTAAAAAAATCAAACTTCCGACATGATTCTTCATAGTTAGACAAAAACGGAAACCGCTTCCATTTTTAATGTTAATTGATCCTTTCACATTCTGGGCAAAACTTTCATATATTATATTGGTGATAATTAGAAGGCTTTTGCCTGGAATTATTGCTAATATACTTATATTTTTTGAATGGGGAGGATGTTTGCCCATGTTTGGCCGAGTAATGAATAGAGCGAGCCATCTGCAGCCATACGGCCATTTAAATCAAAGTATATACATGGATCCATTTTATATGGGGCCGAATGGCCAATTTTATATGAGGCAGCAGCCAATGCAGAATTATAATAATTCTGCTGGACAGTATAACCCTTATTATTTGCCTTATAATATGGAGTATCATCAGCCGCCTCAGATGGCAGGATTGCAGCAGCAAAATTATTCACCAAATCCCTATCCGCAGCATAACTATGACCAAGGATACTACGCAAAGACCGGTTCGAAAAATGCTGGTGTTTTTCAAAACCCATTAGAATCTGAAGATTATTACGGAACTCAGGCAAGCAAGTCCGCTGCGCAGCAGATGCCGTATATGAATCCGTATCCTAAACAATCATTCATTCCTAAACAGCCATCTGGAGTGCAAAGCATTATGAATTCCTTTAAAGCCCAGGATGGTTCGCTTGATCTCAATAAAATGGTGGATACCGCAGGTCAGATGATGTCAGCTGTAACGCAAGTGTCATCGATGGTAAAAGGGATTGGCGGAATATTTAAAGCTTAACTGATCATGGCCGAATAGGCCTTTTTTTATCTCTTATTTTAATGGCATGGAATTATATATAAAAATCAGACTTGAAAAAAATTAAATATATTTGAAAATAAAATAGCTGGTCTATTTTTTGCGACTCCCATTGTATAGGAATTATTATCCAGGAGAATTTAACGCATGATTGACAAAATTTAGATAAAAGTGAAAAGATAGAAAAATGGCTCATGGTCATAAAGGGGGATTTGTATGGTTCGTGCTCTTCAGCAAATATTTATCATATTTATATTAATTTTGCTACTTGCGGCATTGCCAAAAATTATTTCTGTTGATCCATCAAACGGGAGTCTTGATTGGAGCTTTGAAAGTCTACCGCAGATTTATGGAGATTTTATTAAAGAAGTAAGCGGGGGCAGCCTGGGTACCTATCAGCTCGGCCGGCAAACTC
This window of the Cytobacillus pseudoceanisediminis genome carries:
- a CDS encoding YppG family protein, whose translation is MFGRVMNRASHLQPYGHLNQSIYMDPFYMGPNGQFYMRQQPMQNYNNSAGQYNPYYLPYNMEYHQPPQMAGLQQQNYSPNPYPQHNYDQGYYAKTGSKNAGVFQNPLESEDYYGTQASKSAAQQMPYMNPYPKQSFIPKQPSGVQSIMNSFKAQDGSLDLNKMVDTAGQMMSAVTQVSSMVKGIGGIFKA